A region of Salinibacter sp. 10B DNA encodes the following proteins:
- a CDS encoding ABC transporter ATP-binding protein, with protein sequence MGPLARLNHFFWRYKYLFIPGLLFTMISAAFQITVPMVVRQAVDSIPRFVRLFALYDGTPAQAELYAFFFIALLLFAGGIIGLSATSGLFMFLMRQTVVVASRHIEYDLRNALYDHLQQLSATFYHEYSTGDVITRATDDIEKVRRYIGPAIMYVTRSLVMVLVAMSAMFFISPTLTLYALLPMPLLAISVFFMAQMVHHRSEKLQEQYSRLTSRVQEALSGIRVLKAYTREEAEAEAFEEESEQYKWRNLDLALVESAWRPSFLLLVGISTIIVVWMGGRLVAEGVITIGNIAEYIIYINMMTWPVASLGFVITMIQRASASVIRLQKIMDTEPDIDDGPQTVPAIQSIEGRITFKDVWYQYEGEEEAALRGVSFDLPADQTLAIVGRTGSGKSTLVRMIPRLLDPDRGRVLIDGHDAATVPLDTLRQHIGYVPQDVFLFSDTVANNIAFGDLEAEREAVRAAADEADLLENVEDFPDGFDTYVGERGITLSGGQKQRTSIARALIRDPRILIFDDALSAVDTATERNILRSLRERQGSHTLVIVTHRLSAVQDADLILVMEHGEIVQRGTHDVLVDEDGLYADLYEKQLLEEEIQAI encoded by the coding sequence ATGGGTCCCCTTGCTCGTCTCAATCACTTTTTCTGGCGGTACAAGTATCTCTTCATTCCGGGATTGCTGTTCACGATGATCTCGGCTGCCTTTCAGATCACCGTTCCGATGGTGGTCCGGCAGGCCGTCGACAGCATTCCGCGGTTTGTGCGGCTGTTTGCGCTGTACGACGGCACGCCTGCCCAGGCCGAGCTCTATGCCTTCTTCTTTATCGCCCTCCTGTTGTTTGCTGGGGGCATCATCGGGCTCTCGGCGACGAGTGGATTGTTTATGTTTCTGATGCGTCAGACCGTGGTCGTCGCCTCCCGGCACATCGAGTACGATCTCCGCAACGCGCTGTACGACCACCTGCAGCAGCTTTCGGCGACGTTCTACCACGAGTACTCGACAGGCGACGTCATCACCCGTGCCACCGACGACATCGAGAAGGTGCGACGCTACATCGGGCCCGCCATCATGTACGTCACCCGCTCGCTGGTGATGGTTCTGGTGGCCATGTCGGCGATGTTTTTCATCTCGCCCACACTGACGCTCTATGCACTGCTTCCAATGCCGCTGTTGGCCATATCGGTCTTCTTTATGGCCCAGATGGTGCATCACCGCAGCGAAAAGTTGCAGGAGCAGTACTCGAGGCTCACGAGCCGGGTGCAGGAGGCACTCTCCGGCATCCGGGTACTGAAAGCGTACACGCGGGAGGAGGCCGAAGCCGAGGCCTTTGAAGAGGAGAGTGAGCAGTACAAGTGGCGAAACCTCGACCTTGCCCTCGTGGAGTCGGCCTGGCGCCCCTCGTTCCTACTGCTCGTGGGCATCTCCACGATTATTGTCGTGTGGATGGGCGGACGGCTCGTGGCCGAGGGCGTTATCACGATCGGAAATATTGCCGAGTACATTATCTACATCAATATGATGACGTGGCCGGTCGCGTCGCTCGGGTTCGTCATTACCATGATTCAGCGCGCCTCCGCCTCCGTGATCCGGCTACAGAAGATCATGGACACGGAGCCGGACATTGACGATGGGCCGCAGACCGTTCCGGCCATTCAGTCGATCGAGGGGCGCATCACGTTTAAGGACGTGTGGTATCAGTACGAGGGCGAGGAAGAAGCGGCGCTCCGAGGCGTGAGTTTTGACTTGCCTGCCGACCAGACCCTCGCCATTGTGGGCCGGACGGGCTCCGGCAAGAGTACGCTGGTGCGCATGATTCCCCGTTTGCTGGATCCGGATCGGGGCCGGGTTCTGATCGACGGGCATGACGCCGCGACCGTCCCGCTCGACACGCTGCGCCAGCACATTGGCTATGTGCCGCAGGACGTCTTTCTCTTCAGCGACACGGTGGCCAACAACATTGCCTTTGGGGATCTAGAGGCCGAACGGGAGGCGGTACGGGCGGCGGCCGACGAGGCCGATTTGTTGGAGAACGTGGAGGACTTCCCGGACGGATTCGATACCTACGTGGGAGAGCGCGGCATCACCCTCTCCGGCGGGCAGAAGCAACGCACCTCCATCGCGCGCGCCCTCATCCGCGATCCGCGCATCTTGATTTTTGATGACGCCCTCTCGGCAGTGGACACGGCCACGGAGCGCAACATTCTCCGATCGCTCCGAGAGCGCCAGGGCAGCCACACGCTCGTCATCGTGACCCATCGTCTCAGCGCCGTGCAGGATGCCGACCTCATTCTGGTGATGGAGCATGGCGAGATTGTGCAACGGGGCACTCACGACGTGTTGGTGGACGAGGACGGGCTCTATGCGGATCTCTACGAGAAGCAGCTTCTCGAAGAGGAAATCCAGGCGATATAA
- a CDS encoding cyclic nucleotide-binding domain-containing protein, translating to MSIVRRFFRAMGRLYRRVFRRQLDPHTREIANILRGVPVLGHLSSGALHAMAAATHRRTYRRGESLYYEGDPGLGLYIVESGRIRLVSDADPERPQTLRELEAHEMFGELSLLGDVRRLETAETITEARVLGFFRPDLKNVVRRNPQAGTEIVMAMARRVATQYVEAVRVMEEREGRDAALDVYAEASARVEEESAPLP from the coding sequence ATGTCTATCGTTCGCCGTTTCTTCCGGGCCATGGGGCGATTGTACCGCCGCGTGTTCAGGCGACAGCTTGATCCCCACACCCGCGAGATCGCAAATATTCTACGGGGCGTTCCGGTGCTCGGACACCTGTCGTCGGGGGCCCTACACGCCATGGCAGCGGCTACCCACCGCCGAACTTACCGCCGGGGAGAGTCGCTCTACTACGAGGGGGATCCCGGACTTGGCCTTTACATCGTCGAATCCGGGCGAATACGGCTCGTGAGCGACGCCGACCCCGAACGGCCCCAGACGCTTCGGGAACTGGAGGCCCACGAAATGTTTGGCGAGCTTTCGCTGCTTGGGGACGTTCGGCGGCTTGAAACGGCCGAAACGATCACCGAGGCCCGCGTGCTCGGCTTCTTTCGCCCCGACCTCAAGAACGTGGTGCGTCGAAATCCGCAGGCCGGTACCGAGATCGTAATGGCGATGGCGCGACGAGTCGCGACGCAGTACGTGGAGGCTGTTCGGGTGATGGAAGAGCGGGAGGGACGCGATGCGGCCCTCGACGTGTACGCGGAGGCCTCTGCACGCGTCGAAGAAGAGTCCGCGCCGCTGCCGTAA
- a CDS encoding outer membrane protein assembly factor, with the protein MVRIGWGPAVAGIVCFLLSLGGNLVAMGDVRSAGQGSISSLAISQDTVRSVVQDVNIRGNRHFSKSVLKRHIRTRRNRRILGIPGFTWWRWVYQLGDADWMWGRLGNALRSGGEPPAYLDSTTVAGDVERLSLFYEQQGFREATVTAEVQPKTPADRVAVVFHVKPGPPTYLRRVQYEGLSELSLAQKRQLVRGTVLDAAKGDPDTPLSFRVGDLRFQKPLLLEERRRMLSFLQDAGYAAVSRDSIRAIVYSHRTSSDSLDVTFRVNTGPQYRFGDVRFQIQGPEQADARRDTIDVGSASLSEYQPLVTSMIGDETQLGTGLLRRSLQFVPGATYDRSQVLATKRRLEGTGIFTLTSLSPQFEDAVLVDSTRYLPLRIEGQTRQRHRLRMETFGLQRGSGGGLGTSELGVGLSGVYENVNAFGGGETFRIRTSGSVATNRSFSLITSRQLEGTVSLTLPYLVWPFGGFERVFDLTNSRTQLSVSALTARRNDLRLRIRSRNSARFRLEMDHTPTRSSLVDVFDLSVSNPDTLSGFQNRFLDTLFVRIRDPVQRAQILEDYTQPQINTAFRYTFRSATANPLRRRRGHIYELSGEVGNTLPYLFDQFVFSPGTLEYSVPGVTGRSGGGLSGRLRYRPYVRGTVDLRRYIALGAGSTLAMKVFGGIAQPTGGPTLVPFDRRFFSGGGNSVRGWRLRQLGPGGAGQRIDFLGGDLKLESSVEVRTTLIQKLLAASWVGATFLDVGNVWFGPRNQGFEETTMPENGLETSASSPPSVPPPQSGRFDGVEDLGEVGVGGGLGIRIEWEYLIVRFDLAYRLHDPSPENDDIFSDNVQEPLLHFGIGQAF; encoded by the coding sequence GTGGTTCGTATCGGTTGGGGGCCCGCAGTCGCGGGCATTGTCTGTTTTCTTCTCAGCCTCGGGGGAAATCTCGTGGCGATGGGAGACGTCCGGTCCGCGGGCCAGGGGAGCATCTCAAGCCTCGCGATCTCTCAGGATACCGTCCGCTCCGTCGTCCAGGACGTAAATATCCGAGGCAATCGCCACTTCTCCAAGAGCGTTCTGAAGCGTCATATCCGCACGCGTCGGAACCGTCGCATTCTTGGCATTCCAGGATTTACCTGGTGGCGGTGGGTGTACCAGTTGGGAGATGCCGACTGGATGTGGGGGCGTCTGGGGAACGCACTGCGGTCGGGAGGAGAACCGCCTGCCTATCTGGATTCGACGACCGTTGCGGGGGATGTGGAGCGACTGAGCCTCTTCTATGAGCAGCAGGGGTTTCGAGAGGCCACCGTCACGGCCGAGGTGCAGCCGAAAACGCCGGCAGATCGGGTTGCAGTTGTCTTTCACGTCAAGCCGGGTCCGCCCACGTATCTCCGTCGGGTGCAGTACGAGGGCCTGTCCGAGTTGTCACTTGCCCAGAAGCGCCAACTGGTTCGGGGAACGGTTCTCGACGCTGCGAAAGGCGATCCCGACACGCCGCTGTCGTTTCGCGTCGGCGATCTGCGGTTTCAGAAGCCCCTGCTTCTGGAGGAGCGCCGTCGGATGCTGTCCTTCCTCCAGGATGCGGGCTACGCGGCCGTCAGTCGGGACTCCATACGGGCCATCGTCTATTCTCACCGAACCTCGTCGGACTCCCTCGACGTGACGTTTCGCGTGAATACCGGTCCCCAGTACCGCTTCGGGGACGTCCGATTTCAAATTCAGGGTCCGGAGCAGGCCGATGCTCGTCGGGACACGATTGACGTGGGAAGCGCGTCCTTGAGTGAATATCAGCCGCTGGTGACGAGCATGATCGGGGATGAAACCCAACTCGGAACGGGACTGCTGCGACGCTCCCTCCAGTTTGTCCCTGGGGCCACCTACGATCGCTCCCAGGTGCTGGCGACGAAGCGACGACTTGAGGGGACGGGCATTTTTACGCTCACGAGCCTCTCTCCCCAGTTCGAAGATGCGGTTCTTGTCGATTCGACTCGCTACTTGCCGTTGCGCATTGAGGGGCAGACGCGTCAGCGACACCGCCTGCGAATGGAGACGTTCGGGTTGCAGCGGGGATCCGGGGGAGGGCTCGGGACCAGTGAGCTCGGCGTGGGGCTGAGCGGGGTGTACGAGAATGTGAATGCGTTTGGAGGGGGGGAAACGTTTCGCATACGCACCTCCGGATCGGTGGCGACGAATCGGAGCTTTTCGCTGATCACGTCTCGACAGCTTGAGGGGACGGTGTCGCTGACGCTTCCGTATCTCGTGTGGCCATTTGGGGGCTTCGAACGTGTGTTCGACCTGACGAATTCTCGGACTCAGCTCTCGGTGTCGGCACTTACGGCTCGGCGCAACGACCTTCGACTCCGCATTCGGAGTCGAAACAGTGCCCGGTTTCGGTTGGAGATGGACCATACGCCCACCCGGTCGTCCTTGGTAGACGTGTTCGACTTAAGCGTCAGCAATCCGGATACGCTCTCCGGATTCCAGAACCGGTTTCTCGACACCCTCTTCGTACGAATTCGAGATCCGGTGCAGCGGGCGCAGATTCTGGAGGATTATACGCAGCCCCAGATTAACACGGCGTTTCGCTACACATTTCGCTCGGCCACAGCCAATCCATTGCGGCGACGACGGGGGCACATTTACGAGTTGTCGGGTGAGGTCGGGAATACGCTTCCGTACCTCTTCGACCAGTTTGTGTTTTCTCCCGGGACCTTGGAGTATTCCGTCCCGGGGGTGACCGGCCGATCGGGAGGGGGACTCAGTGGTCGGTTGCGGTACCGGCCGTATGTTCGAGGCACAGTTGACCTTCGTCGGTACATCGCCCTCGGGGCGGGATCGACGCTTGCTATGAAGGTCTTTGGGGGGATTGCCCAACCCACCGGCGGACCAACGCTCGTCCCTTTTGATCGTCGGTTCTTTAGTGGAGGGGGGAACAGCGTGCGGGGATGGCGTCTCCGCCAATTGGGGCCGGGCGGGGCCGGGCAACGGATCGACTTCCTGGGGGGCGACCTGAAATTGGAGTCGAGTGTGGAGGTGCGGACCACCCTCATTCAAAAGCTCTTGGCTGCTAGCTGGGTGGGGGCTACCTTTCTCGACGTAGGAAATGTGTGGTTCGGGCCTCGGAATCAAGGGTTCGAGGAGACCACTATGCCCGAGAATGGGTTAGAGACATCGGCTTCGTCTCCGCCGTCGGTCCCGCCTCCGCAGAGCGGGCGGTTCGATGGAGTGGAAGATCTGGGAGAAGTGGGCGTGGGGGGAGGGCTCGGGATTCGAATTGAGTGGGAATATCTCATCGTTCGTTTTGACCTTGCCTATCGCCTGCACGATCCTTCTCCCGAAAACGACGACATTTTCTCCGACAACGTTCAGGAGCCGCTGCTCCACTTTGGCATTGGACAGGCCTTCTGA
- a CDS encoding M23 family metallopeptidase, producing MNQDQKYYYDPESCSFVEVERSWKDHVAHYGRIFGLALIMTGLAVWALDVYWVTTPEEQSLKIENQALERQLDQVSGRMSTLSSQLDTLAERDERLYRRLFQIEPISEDIRQVGVGGSDPYKEFDEMGKDASALLKNTAQKLDKLERQMSLQGASYQELSEVAKNRRQRMVQLPAIRPANGPIVSGYGMRQHPVLKVRKMHAGVDFLLRRGTPVMAAGDGEVRRATRSPAYGNFVEISHPAAGYFTRYAHLSEIPDDIRRGVEVERGDTIGYSGNTGRSTGPHLHYEVHNQSGQTLDPMRFFVPDMTPEEYHELEQRTKEYQSKMASRAQGEETVPNGPGTSR from the coding sequence ATGAATCAGGATCAGAAGTACTATTACGATCCAGAGAGTTGCTCCTTCGTAGAGGTCGAACGGTCGTGGAAAGATCACGTCGCCCACTACGGACGCATTTTTGGCCTGGCGCTCATCATGACGGGCTTGGCCGTGTGGGCGTTGGACGTGTACTGGGTGACTACCCCGGAAGAGCAGTCCTTGAAGATTGAGAATCAGGCGCTGGAACGCCAGTTGGATCAGGTGAGCGGGCGAATGAGCACTCTTTCGTCCCAGCTCGATACGCTGGCGGAGCGCGACGAGCGGCTCTACCGGCGGCTCTTTCAGATCGAGCCCATCTCGGAGGATATCCGGCAGGTCGGGGTCGGCGGATCGGATCCCTACAAAGAGTTTGATGAGATGGGGAAAGATGCGTCGGCGCTCCTGAAGAATACGGCTCAGAAGCTCGATAAGCTGGAACGCCAGATGAGTCTTCAGGGGGCCAGCTATCAGGAGCTCTCCGAGGTTGCGAAGAACCGGCGACAGCGAATGGTGCAACTGCCGGCCATTCGCCCTGCAAATGGACCCATCGTCTCCGGCTATGGCATGCGCCAGCATCCGGTGTTGAAGGTACGCAAGATGCATGCTGGCGTCGACTTTCTCCTGCGTCGCGGCACGCCGGTCATGGCGGCTGGAGATGGGGAGGTGCGACGGGCCACGCGGAGTCCTGCCTACGGGAACTTCGTCGAAATTAGTCACCCGGCGGCGGGATACTTTACCCGCTACGCGCATCTTTCCGAGATTCCCGATGACATCCGGCGTGGGGTCGAAGTGGAGCGTGGAGACACCATCGGATACAGCGGAAATACGGGACGATCGACCGGGCCCCACCTGCACTACGAAGTGCATAACCAGTCCGGGCAGACCCTGGACCCGATGCGATTTTTTGTACCGGACATGACGCCGGAGGAATATCACGAACTTGAGCAGCGGACCAAGGAGTATCAGTCCAAGATGGCATCGAGGGCGCAGGGAGAAGAGACGGTTCCGAATGGGCCTGGAACGTCGCGATAA